Part of the Imperialibacter roseus genome, GACGCTACTGGCGCTTTCGCTGGTGGTGGGTATTCTGGTGGATGACGCCATCGTGGTGATTGAGAATATTTATCGCCACATGGAAATGGGCAAAAGCAGGGCCAGAGCTGCCTTTGACGGTGTAAAAGAAATCGGGTTTACCGTAGTGTCGATCACCATGGTAATTGTAGTGGTGTTCTTCCCCATCGCACTTACTTCGGGGCTTATTTCAAACTTGATGAAGCAGTTTTCGATAGTAGTTGTGATCTCCACACTGCTCAGCTTACTGGTTTCATTTACTGTCATCCCTCTTCTTTCCTCCAGGTTTTCAAAACTCGAGCACCTTTCTAATAAAAACCTCTTTGGACGATTTATCCTTGGTTTCGAAAAAGGAATTGACGGGTTTGCATCGTGGCTCAAGGGAATTCTTGTGTGGGCCCTTGGTCATAAGTTTGTAACCATCGCTGTCACTTTCGTTCTCTTTGTGGCAGCCGTAGCACTGGTTCCAATGGGTTTCATTGGCGCTGAGTTTGTCACTCAAGGCGACCGTGGAGAGTTTATCGTTCAGGTGGAAATGCCAAAAGATGCCACGTTGGAACAAACAAACCTTGCCACCAGAAAAATTGAAGATCTTCTGGCAGAAAAACCTGAGATTACATCGCTGTTCACTACTGTTGGCCAGCAGTCTACCGGTGGTGTGGGTGGATCCGCACAGGGAACAGCTTATGCTGCCGAAATTACCGTTAAGGTAGTGCCAGAAGATCAGAGAGAGCACTCCAGCAATATCCTGGCTAGCTTACTTAAGAATGAGCTGGAAGCCAAAGTGCCAGAAGCCAAAATCAAGACCACACCGATTTCCATCATGGGTACGGCCAACCAGGCGCCGATCGATATCATTGTGAAGGGGCCTACCCTTGACAGTGTAATGGTGTATGCCAACAAAGTATTGGAAGAGGTGAAGAAAGTATCGGGCACCACGGAAATGAAACTGTCGGTGGAGGCAGGTAACCCTGAAATATTTGTAGCTGTTGACCGTGACAAGATGGCGTCACTTGGCTTATCTCTTGAGATGGTTGGTGCTACTATGCAAACAGCCTTCAACGGAAACAACGACGCCAAATTCCGCCAGGGTGAGTACGACTACGATATCAATATCAAGTTCGACGACTTTGACAGGAAGAGCATAGACGATATAAAAGCACTCAGTCTGGTCAACAATAAAGGACAGCTTATCCGGCTGGATCAATTTGCCGCCGTCAAGGAAAGTACAGGCCCGTCAAGGTTGGAAAGAAAGGACAGAATTACTTCCGTGTCTGTGCAGTCGCAGGTAATAGGTCGCCCCTCAGGTACTGTAACTGCTGAGATCAGGGAGAGACTGGCGAAACTCGATCCTCCGACTGAGGTAAGCTACGAGTTCGGCGGTGATGCGCAAAACCAATCCGAAGCCTTCTCAAGCCTTTTGATCGCTTTTGCTTCCTCCATCCTGCTGGTGTATCTAATCCTTGTAGCCTTGTACGATAACTATGTCTATCCTTTCGTGGTGTTGTTCTCCATTCCACTAGCCATGGTTGGCTCCCTGCTGGCACTTGCCATGACCCAGAACACGCTCAGTATATTTACCATCCTGGGTATCATTATGTTGATAGGCCTGGTAGCGAAAAACGCCATTCTGGTGGTTGACTTCACCAACCACCTGAAGGAGAAAGGTATGAAAACGAAGGATGCTCTGGTTGAAGCTACCCAGGAGCGTCTCAGGCCCATTCTTATGACCACCATCGCCATGGTGATTGGCATGCTTCCAATCGCCATCGCCACGGGACCTGGTGCTGCGTGGAAAAACGGCTTGGCGTGGGCCATCATTGGTGGCTTAATCAGCTCTATGTTCCTGACCCTGGTAGTGATACCCGTGGCCTATCAAATTGTTGATAGCGTTCTTGCCAGGTTTGGGCTTGACAAAAAAGGACACGACTATGCCAAAGAACTTGACGAAAGCGAAGGCGTGGAAGAGAAACATATCGAAGAATTAATGCACGCATAAGTTTGGTTGGTGGATGGGCGGAGTTAAGGAGTTCATGGCTCCGCTCCGCCCTTATTTCTTGAATACATGGAAGCAAACGACACCAAAGAAAGAATCATCAGCTACCTGCTGGACAAATTCCTGACAGAGCCTACCCGGCTGGACACTGTCGACGAATGGGCCAGGGATCTCGGCATGTCCAAGAAGACGATCTACAAGCATTTTCCGGCCAAAGAGCATTTGCTAAGTGAGTTATTTTCCACCATGCTGGAAAAGCAAAGGCAGATGTTATCGACGATAATCGAAGGCGACGAGTCTTCTATTCACAAACTACTTCTCTTTATTAACCATTTCAGGATGGTTTTGGAACGAATCCCTGGCGGGGTAATCCTGCAGATTAAGAAGCACCACCGGGAGGTATACAGCATTTGGGAGACCTACAAGCAGGAGTTCATAGACCAAATTTTCGTCCAAATGATCGAAGGCGGGAAAAAAGATGGTCACATTATCGCCGATTTAAGCCCCCTATTCCTTTCCCGTTTCTGGGAAAACAATATCCGAAACCTTATCCTCCAATTACCCTATGCGTCGGTTATGTCTACCCGGTCGGCATTTGTCGAAATCAAAAAAATCTTTCTTCGTGGCATCTCAACCGCCGAAGGCATCGCCGAGCTTGAAAGAATAGGTGCCATAAAATAACCACTCATCCCAAATACGTTGAGGCCGTTGCCAGTCATGGTAACTTTGATATTCACCATGACAAAGACGGTTATGAAGCGTTTATTTCTACTACTATTTGCTTTTGTATTCACAGGGTTAGCTCAGGCCCAAAACGAGTATTTCTTTCCGGAACACGGAAACTTTGACCCCAGCATCCCCAGCCCGGAAGAATTTCTTGGCTACCCTATCGGGGAATGGCATACCCGCCACGACAATATTGTGGCTTATATGGAAAAGCTAGCAGCCGTTTCCGACAGAGCCACGGTTCAAAATATCGGCTATACTTATGAACACCGGGCGCAGGTGGTGCTCACCATTTCCAGTCCGGCAAATCTTAGCCGTCTCGAAGCCATACGAACGGAGCACCTCAAGCTGACAGACCCGGCCCAGCCGATTCCTGACATCAGCAAAATACCTGCTATCATTCACCTGGGCTACAACGTGCACGGCAATGAGCCAAGCTCAGCGGAAGCTGCCCTGCTCACAGCCTATTATCTGGTGGCTTCCAACGAGCCCGAGGCTGAGCAATACCGTCAAAACGGGGTGATCTTTATCGAGCCATCTCTCAACCCTGACGGCCGTGACCGCCATGCCAACTGGGCCAATATGCACAAAGGCTTTCCACCGGTGGCCGACCCGATCGACAGGGAGCACAACGAGGTGTGGCCCGGCGGGCGAACCAACCACTACTGGTACGACC contains:
- a CDS encoding efflux RND transporter permease subunit codes for the protein MEITKISIKRPSLVVVLFTILIFLGAISYFSLNYELIPKFSPPILTVSTVYPGASPYEVENSVSKELENTLSSLENIDQLRTTSIEGVSIIVIQLKADADVDLALQEAQRKINTIMGNLPEDVRAPALNKFSFDDLPIMRMGATADMEATKFYDVVENRIQPALARIPGVAQINIIGGEEREIRVNINRERLNAYNLSILQVSQLIQNANLDFPTGKIKTSEDQVLVRLAGKYESLDQMRNLVVTVVDGAPVRLKDIAEVQDTKKEATMITRVDRVNSLGISILKQSDANAVEVSRLVNAEITKLQKIYAGDNLRFSIASDSSGYTLEAADSVIHDLFIAIILVAIVMLLFLHSLRNAIIVMIAVPLSLISTFIAINLLDYSLNLMTLLALSLVVGILVDDAIVVIENIYRHMEMGKSRARAAFDGVKEIGFTVVSITMVIVVVFFPIALTSGLISNLMKQFSIVVVISTLLSLLVSFTVIPLLSSRFSKLEHLSNKNLFGRFILGFEKGIDGFASWLKGILVWALGHKFVTIAVTFVLFVAAVALVPMGFIGAEFVTQGDRGEFIVQVEMPKDATLEQTNLATRKIEDLLAEKPEITSLFTTVGQQSTGGVGGSAQGTAYAAEITVKVVPEDQREHSSNILASLLKNELEAKVPEAKIKTTPISIMGTANQAPIDIIVKGPTLDSVMVYANKVLEEVKKVSGTTEMKLSVEAGNPEIFVAVDRDKMASLGLSLEMVGATMQTAFNGNNDAKFRQGEYDYDINIKFDDFDRKSIDDIKALSLVNNKGQLIRLDQFAAVKESTGPSRLERKDRITSVSVQSQVIGRPSGTVTAEIRERLAKLDPPTEVSYEFGGDAQNQSEAFSSLLIAFASSILLVYLILVALYDNYVYPFVVLFSIPLAMVGSLLALAMTQNTLSIFTILGIIMLIGLVAKNAILVVDFTNHLKEKGMKTKDALVEATQERLRPILMTTIAMVIGMLPIAIATGPGAAWKNGLAWAIIGGLISSMFLTLVVIPVAYQIVDSVLARFGLDKKGHDYAKELDESEGVEEKHIEELMHA
- a CDS encoding TetR/AcrR family transcriptional regulator is translated as MEANDTKERIISYLLDKFLTEPTRLDTVDEWARDLGMSKKTIYKHFPAKEHLLSELFSTMLEKQRQMLSTIIEGDESSIHKLLLFINHFRMVLERIPGGVILQIKKHHREVYSIWETYKQEFIDQIFVQMIEGGKKDGHIIADLSPLFLSRFWENNIRNLILQLPYASVMSTRSAFVEIKKIFLRGISTAEGIAELERIGAIK